The following coding sequences are from one Kosakonia sp. H02 window:
- a CDS encoding flagellar assembly protein FliH: MPTSNSRWQSWRPENLLDDTFSTEREIRAAVPASDPASEAALQVELSRLRQQAEQKGFAQGQTRGVEEGKKLGYAKGFEEGREEGIEKGVAEYRQLQQKQAEDFAQLIDNVKITLDSLDSVMPARLVQVALMAARSLLGESVVSTATNAWLLTRIQQLLQEDTKQLGQVKLWVSPEESEAVQEQLGEVLHTRGWELCTDAQMLPGGCRLTTDGGELDATTETRWNELCILSREDFTL, encoded by the coding sequence ATGCCTACGTCTAATTCCCGGTGGCAGTCCTGGCGGCCTGAAAATCTGCTTGATGATACGTTCAGCACGGAGCGAGAAATTCGTGCTGCCGTGCCGGCAAGCGACCCGGCAAGCGAAGCCGCGTTGCAGGTCGAACTCTCTCGTCTTCGCCAGCAAGCGGAGCAAAAAGGCTTCGCTCAGGGCCAGACGCGTGGCGTCGAAGAGGGCAAAAAGCTCGGCTACGCGAAAGGTTTTGAAGAGGGGCGTGAAGAGGGCATCGAGAAAGGGGTGGCCGAGTACCGCCAGTTACAGCAGAAGCAGGCCGAAGATTTCGCGCAACTGATTGATAACGTCAAAATCACCCTTGATAGCCTCGACAGCGTGATGCCTGCCCGTCTGGTGCAGGTCGCCCTGATGGCGGCGCGCAGCTTGCTGGGCGAAAGCGTGGTCTCAACGGCGACTAACGCCTGGCTGCTGACGCGTATCCAGCAACTCTTGCAGGAAGATACGAAGCAACTGGGTCAGGTGAAACTGTGGGTCAGTCCGGAAGAGTCCGAGGCGGTGCAGGAGCAACTCGGCGAAGTGCTGCATACCCGCGGTTGGGAACTGTGCACCGATGCGCAAATGTTACCGGGCGGCTGCCGTTTAACCACCGATGGCGGTGAACTGGACGCGACCACCGAAACCCGCTGGAACGAACTTTGTATCCTGAGTCGTGAGGACTTCACGTTATGA
- the fliI gene encoding flagellar protein export ATPase FliI has translation MTARLKKWLDGVDVREKRIAALPLFRRYGRLTRATGLVMEAVGLKLPIGTLCIVERESDEGIQRVESEVVGFNGEILYLMPLENVEGVLPGARVYALGNNTKGKLLPLGPELLGRVLDASARPLDGLPPPTTADRGPLFTAPFNPLQRDPIKNVLDVGVRAINGLLTVGRGQRMGLFAGSGVGKSVLLGMMARFTKADVIVVGLIGERGREVKDFIENILGKDGLKRSVVIAAPADVSPILRMQGAVYATRLAEDFRDRGMNVLLIMDSLTRYAMAQREIALAIGEPPATKGYPPSVFAKLPALVERAGNGMKGGGSITAFYTVLTEGDDQQDPIADSARAILDGHVVLSRRLAESGHYPAIDIEASISRAMTELIDPAHYKKVQRFKQMLSSYQRNRDLVSVGAYAAGSDPLLDQAIVLYPKMEGYLHQGIHESCEYNDSYTALSALFPATEAN, from the coding sequence ATGACCGCCCGGCTGAAAAAGTGGCTTGATGGTGTTGATGTGCGCGAAAAAAGAATAGCGGCACTGCCGCTGTTCCGCCGCTACGGCCGCCTGACGCGCGCCACCGGGCTGGTAATGGAAGCCGTCGGCCTGAAGTTGCCCATCGGTACGCTCTGTATTGTCGAGCGCGAAAGCGACGAGGGCATTCAGCGGGTCGAGAGTGAAGTGGTCGGTTTCAACGGTGAAATTCTCTACCTGATGCCCCTTGAGAACGTCGAAGGCGTGCTGCCAGGCGCGCGCGTTTATGCCCTCGGCAATAACACCAAAGGCAAACTGCTGCCGCTTGGGCCGGAGCTGCTGGGGCGCGTGCTGGATGCCAGCGCGCGTCCGCTGGACGGTCTGCCGCCGCCGACGACCGCCGATCGTGGGCCGCTCTTTACCGCGCCGTTTAACCCCTTACAGCGTGACCCGATTAAAAACGTGCTGGATGTTGGCGTTCGCGCCATCAACGGTTTGCTGACTGTCGGTCGCGGGCAGCGTATGGGGCTGTTTGCCGGTTCCGGCGTCGGTAAAAGTGTGCTGCTGGGGATGATGGCGCGTTTCACCAAAGCAGACGTGATTGTCGTCGGGCTGATTGGTGAACGTGGCCGCGAAGTAAAAGACTTTATTGAAAACATTCTCGGTAAAGACGGCCTGAAGCGCTCCGTGGTCATTGCCGCGCCAGCCGATGTTTCGCCTATTTTGCGTATGCAAGGGGCGGTGTACGCCACCCGTCTGGCGGAAGATTTCCGCGATCGCGGGATGAATGTGCTGCTGATTATGGATTCGTTAACCCGCTACGCAATGGCGCAGCGTGAGATTGCCCTTGCCATCGGCGAGCCGCCCGCAACCAAAGGCTATCCGCCGTCGGTGTTTGCGAAACTGCCTGCGCTGGTGGAACGTGCCGGTAACGGCATGAAAGGCGGCGGTTCGATCACCGCGTTCTATACCGTGCTGACGGAAGGTGACGATCAGCAGGATCCGATCGCCGACTCGGCGCGCGCGATCCTCGATGGTCACGTGGTGCTTTCCCGTCGTCTGGCGGAATCGGGCCACTATCCGGCAATTGATATTGAAGCGTCGATCAGCCGTGCCATGACCGAGCTTATCGATCCTGCGCATTACAAGAAGGTGCAGCGCTTTAAGCAGATGCTCTCGTCTTACCAGCGTAACCGCGATCTGGTCAGCGTGGGTGCCTATGCCGCAGGCAGCGATCCGCTGTTGGATCAGGCGATTGTGCTGTACCCCAAAATGGAGGGTTATCTGCATCAGGGCATACATGAGTCCTGTGAATATAACGACTCCTACACCGCGCTGTCGGCGCTGTTCCCGGCAACCGAAGCGAACTAA
- the fliG gene encoding flagellar motor switch protein FliG: MNAAEKSAIVMLTLGDERAAEVFKHLNTHEVTKISSAMVHIGTYTHDQLSVVMKEFRRDSGEFAVLDVNTNEYLRSVLVKALGEERANTLLEDLLDANDERNGIETLNFMEPQMVFDLIRDEHPQIIATILVHLKRSQAADLLAKFEERERNDIMLRIATFGGVQPVALQELTEVLNNLLHGQNIKRNKMGGVRPAAEILNLMKSHQEDAAIEAVREYDQELAQKIIDEMFLFENLVEMEDRSIQRILQDIDNESLIVALKGVDEALRDKFFRNMSKRQADIMRDDLNSRGPVRMSQVENEQKAILLIVRRLAETGEIVIGGGDDAYV; encoded by the coding sequence ATGAACGCCGCCGAGAAAAGCGCCATAGTCATGCTGACGCTCGGTGACGAGCGTGCAGCCGAAGTCTTTAAACATTTGAATACCCATGAAGTGACGAAGATCAGTAGCGCGATGGTTCATATCGGGACTTACACCCACGACCAGTTGTCCGTGGTGATGAAAGAGTTCCGCCGTGACTCCGGTGAGTTTGCGGTACTGGACGTCAATACCAACGAATACCTGCGCAGTGTGCTGGTGAAAGCGTTGGGCGAAGAGCGCGCCAACACGTTGCTGGAAGATCTGCTGGATGCCAACGATGAGCGCAACGGTATCGAAACGCTCAACTTTATGGAACCGCAGATGGTCTTCGATCTCATCCGTGATGAGCATCCGCAGATTATTGCCACCATCCTTGTGCATCTGAAACGCAGCCAGGCTGCCGATCTGCTGGCGAAATTCGAAGAGCGTGAACGTAACGACATCATGCTGCGTATCGCCACCTTCGGCGGTGTCCAGCCGGTTGCATTGCAGGAACTGACCGAAGTACTGAACAACCTGCTGCACGGCCAGAACATCAAACGCAACAAGATGGGCGGTGTTCGTCCTGCGGCGGAGATCCTCAACCTGATGAAATCTCACCAGGAAGACGCGGCTATCGAAGCCGTACGCGAATACGACCAGGAGCTGGCACAGAAAATTATCGACGAGATGTTCCTGTTCGAAAACCTTGTCGAGATGGAAGATCGCAGCATCCAGCGCATCTTGCAGGATATCGACAACGAATCGTTGATTGTCGCCCTGAAAGGCGTTGATGAAGCGCTGCGCGATAAGTTCTTCCGCAATATGTCCAAACGTCAGGCCGATATTATGCGCGACGATTTGAACTCCCGCGGCCCTGTGCGTATGTCGCAGGTCGAAAACGAACAGAAAGCAATTCTGCTGATAGTCCGTCGTCTGGCGGAAACTGGCGAGATTGTGATTGGTGGAGGCGACGATGCCTACGTCTAA
- the fliR gene encoding flagellar biosynthetic protein FliR produces the protein MFTLSLVHLYDQVNQYFWPCLRMLALFGTAPIFSEKQLSARLKVALALLTTFLIAPQLPQSSIAIASLDGFWACCQQLIIGVAIGLSVQLIFVAVRHAGEIIGMQMGLSFAMVYDPSGGPTMPVVSRLLNLFVTLLFLTFNGHLYMLEVLANSFVAFPVSAVPLGPDGFIAMVQAGSMVFRYGLMLGLPVITLLLCLNLTMGLLNRLTPQLSIFVIGFPISLTVGMVAMSLVMFTLAPFFENMMGGIFDHLFVILTGFR, from the coding sequence ATGTTTACGCTCTCGCTGGTTCACCTGTATGACCAAGTAAACCAGTATTTCTGGCCGTGCCTGCGCATGCTCGCGCTGTTCGGTACGGCGCCGATTTTCAGTGAAAAGCAGTTAAGTGCGCGGCTCAAAGTCGCGTTAGCGTTACTCACCACTTTTTTGATTGCCCCGCAATTACCGCAAAGCAGTATTGCCATCGCTTCGCTGGACGGTTTCTGGGCCTGCTGCCAGCAACTTATTATTGGTGTTGCTATCGGGCTTTCCGTCCAGTTGATTTTCGTCGCCGTGCGTCACGCGGGCGAGATTATCGGTATGCAGATGGGGCTGTCGTTTGCCATGGTTTACGATCCCAGCGGCGGCCCGACAATGCCGGTGGTTTCCCGGCTGTTAAACCTGTTCGTTACGCTGTTGTTTCTTACCTTCAATGGCCACCTTTATATGCTGGAAGTGCTGGCGAACAGTTTTGTCGCTTTTCCGGTGAGCGCCGTTCCGCTTGGTCCTGACGGGTTTATCGCGATGGTTCAGGCGGGAAGTATGGTTTTCCGTTACGGCTTGATGCTGGGTCTGCCGGTTATTACTTTGCTGCTCTGCCTCAACCTGACGATGGGGTTGCTCAACCGCCTGACACCGCAGCTTTCCATCTTTGTCATTGGTTTTCCGATTTCGTTGACCGTCGGCATGGTTGCCATGTCGCTGGTCATGTTCACGCTTGCTCCTTTCTTTGAAAACATGATGGGCGGGATTTTTGACCATCTGTTTGTGATCCTGACCGGGTTCAGATAA
- the fliM gene encoding flagellar motor switch protein FliM, producing the protein MSDSILSQDEIDNLLNGGSNSSSESSATVIPASAEDNIKPYDPNTQRRVVRERLYSLEMINERFARQFRIGLFNILRRSPDVTAGNIKIQPYHEFARNLPVMTRLNLINMNPLRGTALFVFSPNLVFTAVDNLFGGDGRFPTKADGREFTPTEQRIIQRMLSMAREAYDYAWTTIYKIRTEFVRSELQVKFTNITSSPNDIVITTPFQVDIGSHSGELQICIPFSIIEPIRELLTNPPLENSQHENNQWRNSLATQMRDTELELVVKFAEISTRLSRIMNLKPDDVIPLDRPDQIGGFVNDVPVMTGKYGSANNQYAIQVDDLKNSTLLGLKKE; encoded by the coding sequence ATGTCGGACAGCATTTTATCCCAGGATGAGATTGATAATCTTCTTAATGGTGGCTCCAATAGCAGTAGCGAAAGTTCTGCAACGGTAATACCCGCTTCGGCAGAAGATAATATTAAGCCTTACGATCCTAATACGCAGCGTCGGGTTGTCCGTGAACGTTTATATTCGTTAGAAATGATTAACGAGCGTTTTGCGCGCCAGTTTCGAATCGGCTTATTTAATATTTTGCGCCGTAGCCCGGATGTGACTGCGGGAAATATTAAAATTCAGCCGTATCACGAATTTGCCCGCAATCTGCCGGTGATGACCAGACTGAACCTGATCAACATGAATCCGCTGCGCGGCACGGCGTTATTTGTTTTTTCGCCGAACCTGGTGTTTACCGCAGTGGATAACCTGTTTGGTGGCGATGGTCGATTCCCGACCAAAGCCGACGGGCGCGAGTTTACGCCAACAGAACAGCGCATTATCCAGCGCATGTTATCAATGGCCCGTGAGGCTTACGATTATGCCTGGACAACAATTTATAAGATCAGAACGGAATTTGTGCGCTCTGAATTACAGGTGAAATTTACCAATATCACCTCGTCACCGAATGACATTGTGATCACCACCCCTTTTCAGGTGGATATTGGTTCGCACAGCGGTGAATTACAGATCTGTATTCCGTTTAGCATTATCGAACCGATTCGTGAACTGCTGACGAATCCGCCGCTGGAAAATTCCCAGCATGAAAATAATCAGTGGCGCAATTCGTTGGCGACACAGATGCGCGATACCGAACTGGAGCTGGTGGTTAAATTTGCAGAAATTTCTACCCGTCTTTCCAGAATTATGAATTTGAAACCGGATGATGTGATTCCGCTGGATAGGCCCGACCAGATCGGTGGCTTTGTCAACGATGTGCCTGTTATGACAGGTAAATACGGTAGCGCGAATAATCAATATGCCATCCAGGTAGATGATTTAAAGAACTCAACATTATTAGGTTTAAAGAAGGAGTAA
- the fliN gene encoding flagellar motor switch protein FliN gives MSDMEQDSGSNKSSLGDLWGDAMSEQLSSDSNAEMQSTAEDVMVNLSEDLNLVLDIPVKMTVELGRTKMTIKELLRLSPGSIVSLDGLAGEPLDILINGYLIAQGEVVVVSDKFGIRITDIITPSERMHRLSR, from the coding sequence ATGAGCGATATGGAACAGGATTCAGGCTCAAATAAGTCTTCGCTCGGCGACCTTTGGGGCGACGCAATGAGTGAACAGTTGTCCAGTGATAGTAATGCCGAGATGCAATCTACGGCGGAAGATGTGATGGTTAATTTGTCTGAAGATTTAAATCTGGTGCTTGATATCCCGGTCAAAATGACCGTGGAATTAGGTCGCACCAAAATGACGATCAAAGAGCTGTTAAGACTTAGCCCAGGCTCCATTGTTTCTCTTGATGGCCTGGCGGGTGAGCCGCTCGATATTTTGATCAACGGTTATTTAATTGCGCAGGGCGAAGTGGTGGTCGTTTCCGATAAATTCGGCATTCGAATTACCGATATTATTACGCCGTCTGAGCGCATGCATCGCCTGAGCAGATAA
- the fliP gene encoding flagellar type III secretion system pore protein FliP (The bacterial flagellar biogenesis protein FliP forms a type III secretion system (T3SS)-type pore required for flagellar assembly.), whose product MKRNAHLLTAVIGTGLTLAGILLPAQQALAANADLLLSHSANGDSWSLSVQTLVLLTSLTFLPAILLMMTGFTRIVIVLGLLRNALGTASTPPNQVLLGLALFLTFFVMSPVFNRIYDEAWVPLSQDKISMEVAIEKGSQPLRAFMLKQTREGDLALFSRIAKAGDFATAADVPMSILVPAFVTSELKTGFQIGFTMFIPFLIIDLVVASVLMALGMMMVPPATISLPFKLMLFVLVDGWQLVIGSLAQSFFS is encoded by the coding sequence ATGAAACGTAACGCTCACCTGCTGACGGCAGTGATCGGCACGGGCCTGACGTTGGCCGGGATCTTACTCCCTGCGCAACAGGCGCTGGCTGCCAATGCTGACCTTCTGCTTTCGCACTCCGCCAATGGCGATAGCTGGTCATTATCGGTTCAAACGCTTGTCCTGCTGACATCGCTGACGTTTTTACCGGCGATCCTGCTGATGATGACAGGCTTTACCCGCATCGTGATTGTGCTGGGGCTGCTGCGAAATGCCCTCGGCACGGCCAGTACGCCGCCCAACCAGGTGCTGCTTGGTCTGGCACTGTTTCTGACCTTTTTTGTTATGTCGCCGGTGTTCAACCGTATTTACGACGAAGCGTGGGTACCGCTCTCACAAGACAAGATTTCAATGGAAGTGGCGATTGAGAAAGGCTCACAGCCGCTGCGCGCTTTCATGCTGAAGCAGACCCGCGAAGGGGATCTGGCGCTCTTTTCCCGCATCGCCAAAGCCGGTGATTTTGCTACCGCCGCCGATGTGCCGATGAGCATCCTGGTACCGGCGTTTGTCACCAGCGAGTTAAAAACCGGCTTCCAGATTGGTTTTACGATGTTCATCCCTTTTTTAATCATCGACCTGGTGGTTGCCAGCGTACTGATGGCGCTGGGGATGATGATGGTTCCTCCGGCCACGATTTCGCTGCCGTTTAAGCTGATGCTGTTTGTGTTAGTCGATGGTTGGCAACTGGTTATCGGTTCGCTGGCGCAAAGCTTTTTTAGTTAG
- the fliQ gene encoding flagellar biosynthesis protein FliQ has translation MTPESVMSLGFQATKVGLLIATPLLLAALVAGLVVSILQASTQINEMTLSFIPKILTIVVVLIACGPWMLTTLVDYMRGLFSSLPYLIR, from the coding sequence ATGACACCTGAAAGTGTAATGTCGCTGGGGTTTCAGGCGACTAAGGTCGGGCTGTTAATCGCCACACCGTTATTGTTAGCTGCGCTTGTGGCGGGCCTGGTGGTCAGCATTTTGCAGGCCTCGACGCAAATCAACGAAATGACCCTGTCGTTTATTCCGAAGATCCTGACGATTGTGGTTGTGCTGATCGCCTGTGGCCCGTGGATGTTAACCACCCTGGTCGATTATATGCGTGGTTTGTTCAGTAGCCTTCCTTACCTCATCCGTTAA
- the fliL gene encoding flagellar basal body-associated protein FliL yields the protein MPKKKQAAQSGKKSPLLVLLILLMVLGVCAIGAYAYVEISKLKNQVTHISDGKPVSAPVVNAVPVYLDLDTFTVSLKPDEHDSDRILYIGLTLKVQDAATKTLLEEHLPEVRSHLLVLFSQQTAAALTGDDAKAMLAAKIKDDVNASLPGQRKPMVTNVLFNAFILR from the coding sequence ATGCCGAAGAAGAAACAAGCAGCGCAAAGCGGGAAAAAAAGCCCGCTGTTGGTTTTACTTATCCTGTTAATGGTTCTTGGCGTCTGCGCAATTGGCGCATATGCCTATGTGGAAATCAGCAAACTGAAGAATCAGGTTACGCATATTAGTGATGGCAAACCTGTTTCCGCACCGGTTGTTAATGCGGTGCCGGTATATTTAGATCTCGATACGTTTACTGTCAGCCTGAAGCCGGATGAACACGACAGCGATCGCATTCTTTATATTGGCCTGACTTTAAAAGTGCAGGACGCGGCAACGAAAACGTTGCTGGAAGAACATCTCCCGGAAGTCCGTAGCCATTTATTAGTGCTTTTTTCTCAGCAAACGGCAGCGGCATTAACCGGCGATGATGCGAAGGCCATGCTTGCCGCGAAAATTAAAGATGATGTTAATGCATCACTGCCTGGTCAGCGTAAACCGATGGTGACAAACGTCCTGTTTAATGCATTTATCTTACGGTAA
- the fliO gene encoding flagellar biosynthetic protein FliO, whose translation MNTQSLNTVQPVSGGPAMAPVSMSNIVGALALVLLMIVAVAWVFRRTGVATRMVKGNSILSVKHTQSIGARERLVVVEVDDKWLLLGVTQDNITNLMTMEKKAELESVKPAPFISSFQAALVNCIAQRKGESKK comes from the coding sequence ATGAATACGCAGTCGCTTAATACTGTTCAACCAGTATCCGGCGGGCCAGCGATGGCCCCAGTCTCAATGAGCAATATTGTCGGCGCACTGGCGCTGGTGCTCCTGATGATTGTGGCCGTCGCGTGGGTTTTCCGCCGTACTGGTGTTGCTACACGAATGGTAAAGGGAAATAGCATTCTTTCTGTTAAACACACCCAGTCAATCGGTGCGCGCGAGCGCCTGGTCGTGGTCGAAGTGGACGACAAATGGCTGTTGCTGGGGGTGACGCAAGACAACATCACTAACCTGATGACGATGGAGAAAAAAGCGGAGCTTGAAAGCGTTAAACCGGCACCGTTTATCTCCAGTTTTCAGGCGGCATTAGTGAACTGCATTGCCCAGCGTAAAGGTGAGAGCAAAAAATGA
- the fliJ gene encoding flagellar export protein FliJ, translating to MASQNPMDVLRELAEKKLNDTTTRLGSARQVHAHETTRLDQLKTYAQEYRQQLQSTIMDSGVSIMALQTHQHFLTSLDGVVAQQVRRVSASQYTVDDVQEAWKKDKQRLNAFEALKNRADVQRLLKENRLEQKLMDEFARRASQRNT from the coding sequence ATGGCCAGCCAAAACCCCATGGATGTGCTGCGCGAGTTGGCAGAAAAGAAACTCAACGACACCACTACCCGTCTCGGTTCGGCCCGTCAGGTACATGCTCACGAAACCACGCGCCTGGATCAGCTCAAGACCTATGCGCAAGAGTACCGCCAGCAGCTCCAGTCAACCATTATGGACAGCGGCGTATCAATTATGGCCTTACAGACGCACCAGCATTTTCTTACCTCGCTGGATGGCGTCGTGGCACAACAAGTCAGGAGAGTATCTGCCAGTCAGTACACGGTGGATGACGTGCAGGAAGCATGGAAAAAAGACAAGCAGAGGCTGAATGCTTTCGAAGCACTGAAAAACCGTGCCGACGTACAGCGATTGTTAAAAGAGAACCGGCTGGAACAAAAGTTGATGGATGAATTTGCCCGTCGCGCCAGTCAAAGGAATACATAA
- a CDS encoding LuxR C-terminal-related transcriptional regulator, translating to MNLKSSVNTANVLIYSEDHFSAMGLITLIKLYRPNLRVSHIRSVEEASLAVSGKLRVLVAVATQATNLMSLMQTMQCLRETKEELPCLLLSEDLNPVLPALLPDIPTLGLDSPIRTIFESITGLMTKKGAKRQKLVELPLLTQRQREVLCLLASGSSAQEVSSVLGISLKTAYVHRRDILTRLNICPSYYRGVFTARLS from the coding sequence ATGAACCTGAAATCCTCTGTCAATACCGCTAATGTATTGATTTACAGTGAAGATCATTTTTCCGCGATGGGGCTTATCACCTTGATTAAGCTCTACCGACCAAATCTGCGCGTCAGCCATATTCGTAGTGTGGAGGAGGCGAGCCTGGCGGTAAGCGGTAAGCTGCGTGTTCTGGTGGCGGTGGCAACTCAGGCGACGAATCTGATGTCGCTGATGCAGACGATGCAGTGTTTGCGTGAGACAAAAGAAGAGTTGCCCTGTTTGCTACTCAGCGAAGATCTCAACCCCGTGCTGCCCGCGCTGTTACCGGATATTCCGACGCTGGGGCTGGATTCGCCTATTCGCACTATTTTTGAGTCGATAACCGGCTTGATGACGAAAAAAGGCGCGAAACGGCAAAAGCTTGTCGAGTTACCGCTGTTAACGCAGCGCCAGCGCGAAGTGCTCTGCCTGCTGGCCTCTGGCTCCAGCGCGCAGGAAGTTTCATCTGTTCTGGGCATTAGCCTGAAAACCGCCTACGTTCACCGCCGGGATATTCTGACGCGCCTTAATATCTGCC
- a CDS encoding flagellar hook-length control protein FliK: MIIRHSIPAATSDAGRQTASTSSAQEEGQFSSELKKQMSSGQTQKAEESLAPQEKPKKPADKKEEPADATTQVAATPLPADPLADLAKTLVMPTDVTTADALLAQGIQTAQPGVAELAALPQVTTDPALAAAPANGLPTSALPVAAQGVDPLTQASFAAVLNNDKEVTPATATKEGATDGVKFQTATAAAPLADKTVSGTQSPLPASDAATLTANAQTAPVSESFTNALHTLKAAEPVVTPNGVAQAAPVTAAATTPVVSTPAMATATLQAEVGTPAWQQSLGQQIAVFTRNGVHHAELHLHPEDLGALQVSLRVNNDQAQVHFVAESHQVRAALESALPNLRTMLQESGIELGQSSVGADTSSSAGDTQSGNASGQGKSDNAHGEGTISAEEARPTLTRVMHYSRGINTFA; encoded by the coding sequence ATGATTATCAGACATTCAATCCCGGCAGCCACCAGTGATGCTGGACGCCAGACGGCCTCGACGTCGTCCGCGCAGGAAGAGGGGCAATTTTCTTCCGAACTGAAAAAGCAGATGTCATCAGGACAAACGCAGAAAGCAGAAGAGAGCCTTGCGCCGCAGGAAAAACCGAAGAAACCTGCCGACAAGAAAGAAGAACCGGCTGACGCCACCACCCAGGTTGCCGCCACGCCGTTACCCGCCGATCCGCTGGCCGACCTCGCCAAAACGCTGGTGATGCCAACGGATGTCACCACCGCAGATGCGCTGCTGGCGCAGGGCATACAGACCGCGCAGCCAGGCGTGGCTGAACTGGCGGCACTGCCGCAGGTAACGACGGATCCGGCTCTCGCCGCCGCGCCGGCTAACGGGCTGCCGACCAGCGCATTGCCAGTGGCTGCACAGGGTGTCGATCCCTTAACGCAGGCGTCTTTCGCCGCCGTGCTGAATAATGACAAGGAAGTCACCCCGGCAACAGCCACTAAAGAGGGCGCGACGGATGGCGTGAAATTCCAGACGGCGACCGCCGCCGCACCTTTAGCGGATAAAACCGTTAGCGGGACACAATCTCCGTTACCGGCCAGTGATGCCGCGACGCTAACGGCAAACGCGCAAACCGCGCCGGTCAGTGAAAGTTTCACCAACGCGTTGCACACGCTGAAAGCCGCCGAGCCGGTTGTCACGCCGAACGGTGTTGCCCAGGCTGCGCCAGTGACGGCGGCGGCAACTACGCCGGTCGTTTCAACGCCAGCAATGGCAACGGCCACCTTGCAGGCGGAAGTGGGCACGCCTGCATGGCAGCAGTCACTGGGCCAGCAGATCGCCGTCTTTACCCGTAATGGGGTTCACCATGCGGAGCTGCACCTGCACCCTGAAGATTTAGGCGCATTGCAGGTTAGCCTGCGTGTGAATAACGATCAGGCGCAGGTGCACTTTGTCGCAGAGAGCCATCAGGTACGCGCGGCGCTGGAATCGGCGCTGCCGAACTTGCGCACCATGTTGCAGGAGTCCGGGATTGAACTGGGGCAGAGCAGCGTAGGCGCAGACACCTCCTCTTCGGCGGGCGATACGCAATCTGGCAACGCCTCCGGACAAGGAAAGTCTGATAATGCACACGGTGAAGGCACTATTTCGGCAGAGGAAGCGCGCCCGACATTGACCCGCGTTATGCATTATTCACGCGGAATCAACACGTTCGCCTGA